Genomic window (Dolosigranulum savutiense):
TATTCAAATACATATTAGTTGTTGGCAAGTCATATGTTGATCCATCTAATGTAGATAATTCTGTTTTTGACTCGAATGTCACAACCTTTTTGTCTTCTGTTGATTCAGTTGTTTGCTCTGCAGATCCATTATCTGTCCCGCCTGTCTCGGTTCCACATGCGCCTAATAGCAATGCTGAACTAAGTGCGACTACCAATCCTTTTTTGAATAATGCCATTTTATATTCCTTCTTTCTGATATTTAATTTTTAATTTCTATTTAGTGATGTCCTATAACTCCATCTCAGCCAAGGCCTCCAAGGTATATCGGCGCTTATCCTCGCCTGGAATGAGCGGGACAATGAGGAGTTCATCTGCATCGGTTATATCGATGAGTTGTTGTAATTGTTGTTGCACATCTGTGGGAGTGCCAATAATTGCTTTATTCTTGTTCTTCTGAATATGCTCCTTATCTTCAGTACTTAGTTGATATTGAGCAGCTGTTTCAATAGAGGGAAAATGAGTAAACTCACGGTAATCATGCTTCCCTAACATCCACACATCGAGTGCTCGCTCTAGTTGAGTAGCTTCTTCTTCAGTCGGTGCCACCACTACAGACAGGGCAATACTGACAAGTGGCTGCTTTAAGAAGGGAGAGGGCTTGAAATGATAACGGTAAGCGTTAATGCCATTTTGCACATAGTCCATACCGACTAAGAATTTCCCATAGACATAGCCTAAGCCAAGCTTTCCTGCTTGTTGTGCTGTTGCGGGAGAGCCCGTGGTTAAGACAAACGGAATAGGATTAGCCTTAACATTCGGGTGGACAACCATATCACTAAAGCGGTGGTCTTCGTCCACATCATTTTGTAAGTAGTAAACCAAGTCAGCTACTTGTTCTTGATGGTCTACTTCACTTGTGCGGTATTCATTCAATGCTTCGCGAGCGGGTTTTACTCCTGGATTGTTCCCTAAGCCTGCATCCACACGATCAGGAAAAAAAGCGGTTAATGTTTTTAAGCTTTCGGCTACTTTTAGTGGACTGTAGTGAGGTAACATAATGCCACCCGATCCAATACGAATCCGTGTTGTTTGGTTTAATAAGTGCATCATAAGCATTTCGGGTGCACTCGAGGTAAATGCAGGTACATTGTGATGCTCAGCCACCCAAAAGCGGTGATAGCCTAAATGCTCAGCTAGCCGAGCACGCTCTACCGTCTGAGCAAGTGCTTCTTCTGAGGTTTGGCCTTCATCACGAATGCCGTAATCTAAAATCGACAGCAGTGTCATTGAACTTCCTCCATTCGTACAATGATGGTTTTAGCTTAAAATAAGATCCACTAATTGTTCTGGATTTAGTGCCCCAAAATATTGCTCAAACTCTAGGTCTTGCAAAGCTTCCAGTAAGTCTTTGCGTTCTGTCCGTGTACCAATCAATGCTTGTTCAACCTCTGAAACATCTCCCTTAGAGAAGAAATCCCCATAAATCTTGCATTGATCGATGCGACTCGCTTGGATCGATAGAGATACCTCAATCGTACCAATATCGAATCGTTCACTTCGATTGTATTCGTATTGAGGAGCTTGACCGTATACCCAATCCCAATTGCTATATTTTTCTTCGACTAACTGATCGATAGCTGCCCAATCTTCATCTGTTAAGATATAACGTTTCGCTTCCGCTAGATCATCAACCTGAAGTAATTCTTTGAGCATTAAGTCCTTAAATTCCATATTCGTAACATCTTGATACTTATCTGCTAAGTGTGGCCGAATATTGGTTACACGCGCACGAACGGATTCGATCCCTTTTGAGATCAACTTCTGACGACTTGGGGTTAAGCTCTTCACCATCGCTTCCGGATCAATATCTAATAATAGCGAAAACCCTCCATACAAGCGATCTCCCACCGGCATCATTGCTGCTCCGGATACTTTTTTATCATGAATAACCAGATCATTCCGGCCTTTTTGATCGATCTCAGTTACGCCAAGATTTTTTAAGGCTGCAATCGCTGGAGCATAGAATTGCTTGTAGTCTCCAACTAGGCTATCTTCAAGAGGCAATAGAAAACAAAAATTTACACTTCCATGGTCCAAATAAATTGCTCCGCCTCCCGTATCACGGCGCACAACCGGCATATTATGCGCGTTTAAAAATTCTTTACCCACTTCTTTTTCTGGATTTTGGAAGCGACCAATTTGGACATGGGGGTCACATATATATGGGAAGATAAGGGCTTCGCCTGGTTTGATATGTTTTTGGGCATATACTTGAATAGCTAAGGAAGTTGCCCCATCTGTCATAAACTTACCATCACGAATTGGCTCGACTAAGTACATTTACTTCTCTCCTTTGATCTGATTAGCTTGTGTTAATGTTTGTTGGATATCATCTGTTAAACGAATCGTTCGGTGACGGATTGCTTGTGGTAATCGATAACGCTTCTGATTCATAGGTGCATAAATGGCTGCTGGGTTAGATTCCACACGTTCAGTAAACGGCTGCTTAATAAACTGTGGTGTGGTAAACCCGACTCCAATTTCTAAATACAATACTTGACCGGCTTCATGTTGTGCGAGGAAAGCTTCATACCGCTCCAACTGGGCGTAGAAGTCCGCATCTTCTACCATTCCTTTTTCGGCGTTGCGCTTATTCACTTCAAGATAAGCGCCGCACCGTGGGCAATAAGGAATCAATTCATACGGAATCGTCATCTCTGATTGTTCTGTCACCATTTGTCGGATTAAGTCATCTTTCCGATATGTCTGAGCATGGCAGAACTGACTACACTGCATTAAGCCGTACTCGCCCTGGATATGAAAGACTTTTTCCGGATCATAATCAGCCACCCAAAAAGCATTATCCGCATTTGTCGTAATAATGTGATATGGCTTATCGGCTAGTAAAGACTTCAGCGCTAAATATGATGGCCCGACAGGTTGATCCAAGTAATTCAATGCAATGAAGCGACTTTGGAATGCCCAGTATTCCGTAATACTCTCATAATCATACAAACTCGCCTGGAGCATATCAATTAAGCCATACTTCTCGATAAAATCGTCAAAATGATCAGTAAAGCGCTCGCCACTGTATAAAAAGCCGTCCGCCGCTGACATCCCGGCTCCAATCCCAACCACCACCGCATCAGCTTCTGCTATTAATTCGCATAGCTTCTCAGCTTCAGACTGATGGGGTAAAATCTCAGCTGTCCATTTATGTTGTGCCATCTGAATCATCTCCTCCCGCCGTTAAAAGTCGTTCGTATATTTCTTTATCTTTATCCGTAAAAACATTAAATACTACCTGCATCGGTTCGGTATGTTTTGCTAAAAATGTTGTGACTTCTTGAATAGCGATTTCGGCAGCTTCTTGTTGAGGAAAGCCAAACTCACCTGTTGCAATACAACAAAAAGCAAGACTCGCTAAAGAATGATCCACCGCTGCTAACAAACAGTGTTGGTAACAATTAGCTAATAAATCCCGATGTAGCTGGCCCACTTGCTTACCGTGTACATTCGGACCTACCGTATGAAGAACATAGTTACTGGGCAAGTTGTAAGCTGGTGTTAATTTTGCACGCCCAACTGGTTCTTTTCGTCCTTGTTTTTGGACCAATTGATGACAATCTTGGCGCAGTTGAATACCCGCCTTGGAATGAATCACATTGTCGATACAATTATGTCCTGGTAAATAACAGCCTTCTAACTGACTATTGGCTGCATTCACAATCCCATCAACGACTAGAGCTGTTATATCTCCTTGCCAGAGATAGAGTTGTGAGCCATTCTTGAACTCACGTACAGGCGTTAGAGCTGCCAGTTCAGTTGTTGGCTGGTTATACGCACCTAATACCTTATTTTGTTGCGCCATCCACTCATCCGACATTGGAGCAGGTGGTCGGACATTGACTAATTTGCGATAACAGTAAAAGTAATCATCCACTGTATGCAACTCGGGTAATGGTCTGTTACTCCCGTACTGTTCTTGCCATAAGGGGTGAATGACCGCTTCCCAGGTTGCCTGTAGAGTTGTCTGCTGCTCCATTATTCGTCTTCTAATGCTGCAAATTCAGCTTCATCCACATCGGTCAACTGAACTAACCAATTTTCGGATTCATCAGCGGAATTCAATAAGTTTGGTTGGTCAACTGCCGCTTCGTTTTTAGCATGTACCGTACCACTAATTGGCGTTTTCAGTTCAATAACCGTTTTCGAAGCTTCTAAAAAGAGAATGAAGTCCCCTTTTTTCAATGTGTCTTCGAAATTGTACTCTACAAACGCTACTGTCCCTACATCATCTTGCAATTCAGGGGTCATTCGAATCGTGTAAATATCATCTTGTTTTTCTACAAATAAGTAATTTCCAATTTTTCGCATAATTATACTCCTTTTTATTCCTATCTGATTGTAACTTATACCTTATTTATTCGTCAATAGTCGGTCTGAGAACTTCAACTTAGTTCGTTAAAAAACCGTTATCATCTAATAAGTTTAAGTTGTTTGGGGCCGTATTCTAATTCCAATTAACCAATATTGTTTTCTAACAACTCGTGCTGTTGGTCTTCCTTTTCATAATAAACTTCAACCATCTTCAATCCTACCGGCGAAGCGGTTCGACTGGCAGCTTGACGCTCTTTTGCTTGCAATATGTCAGGAATCGCATCCGGATCCAACTTACCATCCGACACATCGAGCAATGTTCCTACCATTATTCGAATCATATTGTACAAAAAACCACTCCCGCTAAAACGCAAAATATAATCGGTTCCCTCTTGAATTAAGCAAGCTTCATAAATTTCACGCACTCGGCTATCAACTTCTGCATTGACGGCTGAGAAGCTTGTGAAGTCATGTTCCCCTTTAAAATGCTCTAAGGCTTGCTTAATGCGGTCAACATTAAGTGCATGCGGATGATGATACGCGTACAGTCGCTTGAATGGATCAGCTTGTTTACCTGTATAGATCCGATATTCATACATCTTCCCACACGCATCATACCGTGCATGAAAAGTGTCAGATACTTGCTCCACTTTTTGAGGGACAATATCACTGGGCGTATTCGCATTGATTGCCCGTAACATTCCTGCTTCTGAAATGTAAAATGGAAAATCAAAATGACACACTTGTCCCGCCGCATGCACACCTGCATCCGTCCGTCCTGCCCCATGAATGCGAATAAACGTCCCCTTCGCTATTCGTTGAAGTGCTTGTTCAAGTTCACCTTGAATCGTCGGTACATTCGGTTGCACTTGAAACCCACTATAATTCGTTCCATCATAGGCTAAAGTTAGTTTATAACGTTGCATAAAGGTTTCATCCTTTCTCAATCGAAAAGAGCCTGCACTACGCAAGCTCTCCTGTCTTCTTTATGTTCTAAAAATAATAAGGAAAATAGTCATTGCTAGATAGATTCCTAACAAATACGTATCGCGTCGCTGCCAAGTAAGCTGGCGAAATTTTGTTCGGCCTTGTCCACCTTTATATCCCCGTGCTTCCATCGCTGTTGCCAATTCCTCAGCTCGGTTAATCGAGCTAACAAATAGTGGAATTAACATCGGCACAATTGATTTCATTTGGTTATACAAGTTTCCTTCCCCAAAATCAATTCCACGGGCACGTTGAGCATTCATAATTTTCTCCGTCTCATCCATTAATGTCGGCACAAAACGCAATGCAATACTCAACATCAACGCAATCTCATGCACAGGCACCCCGATCTTTTTACCCGGATGTAATAAATATTCGATCGCTTCGGTCAAACTCATGGGCATCGTTGTCAACGTCAATAAAGTTGTCATAAAAATAATTAAGACAAATCGCATAAAAATAAACACCCCATTGACAAGACCTTCCTTAGAAATAACGATCACCCACCAACTGAACAGTACATTCTCCCCTGCCGTAAAGACAACTTGCAATAATACTGTAAATAAAATTAGCCAAATTAACGGTTTGACACCATTAATAAAGAAACTTAACTTGATATCTGACAAATAAATACCGAGCCCAACAAACAAGGCCAGTCCTAAGTAGGTAAGCCAGTTGTTAGCCAAGAAAATAATAACGACAAATAATAGGGTACTCAATAGCTTTGCTCGCGGATCCAGTCGGTGAATAAGTGAATCTCCCGTCACATATCGCCCAAAAATCAGCTTATCCATCATGGTGATCACCTACCCTCTTCAGCGTTGTGGCTAATTGTTCCGCCAATTCTTCCGTTGTCAAAGGCAAGTAATCAAACTGCCAATCATATTGTGCTTGCAATTGGTTGGCAAGTTCCGTTGCACTTGGTACACCCAGCTGCAAGTTAGACAACCAGTCTGATTCTGCAAAAATTTCACGCGGATCCCCTTGACGGCGCACTGTCCCGGCTTCCAACACAATTAAGTGATCCGCATATGTTGCCACATCATCCATCTGATGCGTCACTAAGACAATGGTTAATCCGTGTTCTTTATGTAAGCGATAGAACATATCCATGATTTCTTTTTGCCCGCGTGGATCTAACCCGGCTGTCGGCTCATCCAGTACTAATACTTCCGGCTCTAAAGCCAACACCCCTGCAATCGCAACTCGGCGCATCTGTCCACCTGACAAGTCGAAGGGAGATCGCTCCATAAAACTTTCATCTAATCCCACAACTTCTAACAAAGCTTCTGCCTTCGCTAATGCTTCTTCTTTCTCCACACCAAAGTTGCGCGGACCAAAAGCAATATCTAAACCCACCGTCTCTTCAAATAACTGAGCTTCTGGAAATTGAAAGACAATCCCTACTTTTTTTCGCAATGGCTTTAATTTTTTATTCTCACTCTCTGAAGTAATCGTCCGATCACCGATTTGTACCATACCTTCTGTTGGCGTCTTCAGTGCATTCAAGTGTTGCAAGACCGTTGATTTTCCACTACCGGTATGACCAATCAGTGCGGTATATTTCCCAGTCTCAATCATTAAATTGACATCATAGAGTGCCCGACTTTCGAAAGGGGACCCTATTTGATAAGCATATCCTACATCTTGGAAACGGATGTCCATAACCAATCAATCAACCCTTCTTTTGTTAAGTAATCATCTGGCACCTTAATATTCTCTTGTGCCAAGGCTTGCTTCAACCGCTCAGGAAACGGTACATCAAGTCCATAAGACATTAGATTCTTCGTCTGCGAAAAAATAGCTTCTGGTTTATCGTGATCAATAATTCGACCACTCTTCATTACCAATACACGGTCACTCGCTGCCGCTTCATCAACATCGTGTGTAATAGAAAGCACCGTTAAATTCTCTCGTTCTTTCACTTCTTTTACTGTCTGCAATACTTCCCGACGCCCGCGTGGATCCAACATGCTTGTCGCTTCATCTAGAATCATAATCTTGGGCTTCAGGGCCACAATACCAGCAATAGCTACCCGCTGCTTTTGCCCACCTGACAGACGTGCGGGTTCTTTTTCAGCGAAGTCCGCCATGCCTACTTGAGCGAGGGCTTGCTCGATTCGCTCAATCATTTCCGGTCGTGGTACACCCAGATTTTCCAGTCCAAATGCGACATCATCTTGCACGGTAGCACCGACAAACTGATTATCTGGATTTTGAAATACCATACCGACCCGTTGCCGAATATCCCACACATTTTCCATCGTTAAGTCCAGACCATCAACTTGAACCATGCCTTCTTGAGGAGCGATCAAGCCATTTAAAGTTTTCGCTAGAGTTGACTTCCCCGATCCATTGGGTCCCACGATACTCAACCATTCCCCCTGCTTGACGGAGAAGGACACATCATTCAACGCCAAGTGGTCATCATCTATATTATATTTATACTTTATATTGTTCACTGTAATGATATCTGACATACTATTAACTCCAATATTCTAGGGTATAAAATTGACACTCAATGGTTCAATATTACCAAAAATAGCCTCTTAATACAATCTTAATCAGCTTTTTCAAGGTAAAATGTGTGCGAGTTGTAAGTCAATGGCGCCCTTATTTTCTCCACTCATTATCTAATCTTTCGATACCTGTCTGTAAGTGTCCCGCTTCTTCTAATTGTAGTGCGAGTTGTAATAAAAGATAATCTTTCCCTTTCCCTGTCCAGAAGTGTGTGCCAATCGGGTAGCCCTCTGACGTCATAAAGAGGGGCAGACTAATCGCAGGTTGACCGGCAATATTTTGGCTGAAAGCATAGCCCATATAGTCATGTCCGCTTTTATACATCCGCATAATAAGCTCTTCTATTTCACCTGCTGATAACTGCTCGGCTTGTCCCATCTCCTGCTCATAAGTCCTATATCCAAACTGATCATGCTTCGGTGCTGGACCATCTGTTATCGGTGTCAATGCGAGATCATAATTTGCAATAAAATTTTCGCGCTGAACGGTATACTGATCCCAGAAATTTAATATACTAGATAATTCATACCCAGGAATTTTTTCTCCCGCTTTATACATCACCCAAGTCATCGGTTCCATATCTTGTCTAGTTAAGCGTCGTCCTAATGTATCCTCTAATTTATGGAACATCTCAGCAGCGCCGATACTTGTTACTTTATAATATGTTCTCAATAACTTCTTATCATCCGTATGAGGCGCAACCTCGATTAATTCATGCCCCAGTGCTTCCAATAAACGAACAGCTTTTGTTATATTATCTTTACTCGTCTTCGAAACGGAGGCCCCGATAGGAGATGTATAAGAAAAGGCAATTTTAAGCGATTGATCAATTGGTTGCAGTCTATCTTCTGATAACACAGGAAGGTTAAATGGTGCTTCAACTTGGTCAGCCTCTAATGTTTTTAATAAAGTCCATGTGTCTCTCACTGAACGCGTGAGTGCAAAGTCAACTGCATTCCCATGACCTCTCCGGTAGCCACTTGGTCCCACAATAATACGTCCACGAGATGGCTTCAATCCAATAACTCCACTAAAGCTCGCGGGCAAACGAATACTACCGCCACCATCACTCGCCATTGTAACCGGTACGATTCCTGCTTTTAATGCCGCCGCTGCACCCCCACTAGATCCTCCTGCATTACGTGTTAAATCAAACGGTGTACGGACATGCCCCGTATAGGTTGAATCACTAATCCCTTTAAAGGCAAACTCCGGTACATTGCTACGTCCCACAATAATAAAACCCGCCTCAATAATACGCTCCACAACATAATCTGTTGTTTCCGCAATATTCTGGTGAAGTAATTGTGATCCACTAGTCGCTGGAAAACCTGCCTGTTGTTGGCCCACATCTTTCAATAAGGTAGGAACTCCATAGAATGGCGGTAAAGTATGTAATTTATCTTTGTTCTCATCCAATACTTGAGCACGTTTTAATGCATATTCCTTTTGGACATGGGTCACCGCGTTAAGCATAGGATTTAAAGACTCGATATTCGCTAATGCCCGCTTCACTAACTCAACTGAGGTGACCTTATCTTGCTTAATTAGATTAGCATAATAAGTTGCATCTTCTGTAAATAAATTCATTAAGCCCACTCCTTCGTTCGAATTAAATACCATCATTATTATGACACACCATTTAAATAATCAAAAGAAAGACAACTTATTTTGTATACAATATTGTTCAATGAAAATTATGTATAAAAAAAGCACTCTTGATATATGGTGTTTTCCTAGGAGATAATTTCTCCTAGGAAAACTAGAGCTAGACACTTGGTCACTTAATTTTCATTAAGTGCCATCATCATAACGCTCCATACATCGTAAGTGTTTTATCAAAACTTAAAATTATTCTTCTTCAGCTTCTTGTTCTACTACTTCGCCTTTTTCAACGAATTCTAGAATAGCCATCGGTGCGCCGTCTCCGCGACGAGGTTCAGTGTTTAATACGCGAGTGTATCCACCGTTACGGTTTTCAAATCGAACAGCGATATCATCGAACAATTTTTGAAGTGTTGACTGTACGATGATTTCATCTTCCGTTTCGCCGACTTCAGCTAATTCATTACGTAAGAAAGCTGCTGCTTGACGTCGTGCGTGTAAGTCACCACGTTTACCAAGTGTGACCATTTTTTCTGCTAGACGTTGTGTTTCTTTCGCACGAGTTTTTGTGGTCTTGATACGGTCATTAATAATCAAATCAGATACTAAATCACGCAACATAGCCTTACGTTGTGAACTTGTACGTCCTAATTTGCGGTATCCCATAATGTATCTCCTCCTTCGTCTTAAATTATTCTTCTTGTAAGCTTAAATCAAGCTCAGCTAATTTATTTTTCACTTCTTCAAGTGATTTACGTCCAAGATTTCGAACTTTCATCATTTCTGACTCCGTTTTTCCAGTAAGTTCTTGTACGGTATTAATGCCTGCTCGCTTCAAGCAGTTGTATGAACGTACAGATAAATCAAGCTCTTCGATAGTCATCTCAAGCATTTTTTCCATCTGTGTTTCTTCTTTTTCTACCATGATTTCAGCATCGCGTGCTTCTTCAGTTAGATTGACGAAGATATCTAAGTGCTCAGTCATGATCTTCGCAGCTAAGCTTAGACCATCTTCTGGTGAAATAGAACCGTCAGTCCATACATCTAATGTTAATTTATCGAATTGATCTTGTTCGCCAACTCGCGTGTTTTCTACATTATAGTTCACGCGTTTGATTGGGGTATAAATTGAATCAATCGGTAGCACTCCAATAGGCATATCATCATGTTTATTGTCTTCAGCGTCAACGTAACCACGGCCACGTTCTGCTTCCATACGAATGTGCAGATGTCCACCTTCAGATACGGTGCATAAATATAAATCAGGATTCATAATCTCGACATCGCTATCGTGAATGATGTCGCCAGCTGTTACTTCAGCTGCTCCTTCAATATCCAATTCAATTGTTTTTGTTTCTTCAGTGTGGAGCTTTAAAGCAAGTTTCTTCAAGTTCAAGATGATCGCTGTGACATCTTCTACCACACCATCAATGGCTGTAAATTCGTGCAAAACACCATCAATTTGAATGTTTGTCACGGCAGCACCAGGCAGTGATGATAATAAAATACGGCGCAATGAATTACCAAGAGTGGTTCCGTATCCACGTTCTAGTGGATCGATCACAAACTTACCGAATTTTCCATCTTCGCTGACCTCAACTGTTTCAATAACTGGCTTTTCAATTTCAATCATTTGGTCCTTTACCCCTTTCAAAACGTTGTCAACGTCATAGTCTGTTCATTACATTGCAATATTATGATTAGACGCGACGACGTTTTGGAGGTCGGCATCCGTTGTGTGGTACAGGTGTAACATCTTTAATTGCGGTAACATCTAATCCAGTTGCTTGTAGTGAACGAATAGCTGCTTCACGACCGCTTCCTGGCCCTTTAACTGATACCTCAACAGATTTCATACCATTTTCCATACCACCTTTAGCAGCTGCTTCAGCCGCCATTTGTGCAGCGAATGGTGTTGATTTACGAGAACCTTTGAATCCTAATTGTCCCGCAGATGACCATGAAATAGCGTTCCCTTGAACATCTGTAATCATTACAATAGTGTTGTTGAATGTTGAACGGATGTGAGCTACACCATGCTCAATATTCTTTCTCTGCTTACGTTTACGTGAACGTTTTGGTTTTCTTCCTTTAGCCATGAAAATACCTCCTTACTTTATTTAATGATTAATTATTTTTTCTTACCAGCAATTGCAACCGCTGGGCCTTTACGTGTACGTGCATTGTTCTTAGTTCGTTGTCCACGAACTGGAAGACCTTTACGGTGTCTGATGCCTCGGTATGAACCAATTTCTTGCAATCGTTTGATGTTTTGGTTCACTTCACGGCGCAAGTCACCTTCGACTTTTAGTTTGTCGACTTCAGCACGAATCGCGTCAAGCTGATCATTAGTCAACTCATTTACGCGTGTTTCTTCCGGTACGTTTACTGCTGCTAGAACTTTTTGAGCAGTTGTTTTACCAATTCCGTAGATGTAAGTTAATGAAATAACAATATGTTTATCTCGTGGAATATCTACTCCAGCAATACGAGCCATAATTTAACCTCCTTTTTATTTAACGTTTAATTAACCTTGACGTTGTTTGTGTTTAGGGTTTTCACAAATCACCATAACTTTACCGTTACGACGAACAATTTTACATTTATCACACATTTTTTTGACGGATGCTCTTACCTTCACTTGTATAACCTCCTTTTGTATC
Coding sequences:
- a CDS encoding LLM class flavin-dependent oxidoreductase — translated: MTLLSILDYGIRDEGQTSEEALAQTVERARLAEHLGYHRFWVAEHHNVPAFTSSAPEMLMMHLLNQTTRIRIGSGGIMLPHYSPLKVAESLKTLTAFFPDRVDAGLGNNPGVKPAREALNEYRTSEVDHQEQVADLVYYLQNDVDEDHRFSDMVVHPNVKANPIPFVLTTGSPATAQQAGKLGLGYVYGKFLVGMDYVQNGINAYRYHFKPSPFLKQPLVSIALSVVVAPTEEEATQLERALDVWMLGKHDYREFTHFPSIETAAQYQLSTEDKEHIQKNKNKAIIGTPTDVQQQLQQLIDITDADELLIVPLIPGEDKRRYTLEALAEMEL
- a CDS encoding lipoate--protein ligase, with the protein product MYLVEPIRDGKFMTDGATSLAIQVYAQKHIKPGEALIFPYICDPHVQIGRFQNPEKEVGKEFLNAHNMPVVRRDTGGGAIYLDHGSVNFCFLLPLEDSLVGDYKQFYAPAIAALKNLGVTEIDQKGRNDLVIHDKKVSGAAMMPVGDRLYGGFSLLLDIDPEAMVKSLTPSRQKLISKGIESVRARVTNIRPHLADKYQDVTNMEFKDLMLKELLQVDDLAEAKRYILTDEDWAAIDQLVEEKYSNWDWVYGQAPQYEYNRSERFDIGTIEVSLSIQASRIDQCKIYGDFFSKGDVSEVEQALIGTRTERKDLLEALQDLEFEQYFGALNPEQLVDLILS
- a CDS encoding NAD-dependent deacetylase, coding for MAQHKWTAEILPHQSEAEKLCELIAEADAVVVGIGAGMSAADGFLYSGERFTDHFDDFIEKYGLIDMLQASLYDYESITEYWAFQSRFIALNYLDQPVGPSYLALKSLLADKPYHIITTNADNAFWVADYDPEKVFHIQGEYGLMQCSQFCHAQTYRKDDLIRQMVTEQSEMTIPYELIPYCPRCGAYLEVNKRNAEKGMVEDADFYAQLERYEAFLAQHEAGQVLYLEIGVGFTTPQFIKQPFTERVESNPAAIYAPMNQKRYRLPQAIRHRTIRLTDDIQQTLTQANQIKGEK
- a CDS encoding protein-ADP-ribose hydrolase; amino-acid sequence: MEQQTTLQATWEAVIHPLWQEQYGSNRPLPELHTVDDYFYCYRKLVNVRPPAPMSDEWMAQQNKVLGAYNQPTTELAALTPVREFKNGSQLYLWQGDITALVVDGIVNAANSQLEGCYLPGHNCIDNVIHSKAGIQLRQDCHQLVQKQGRKEPVGRAKLTPAYNLPSNYVLHTVGPNVHGKQVGQLHRDLLANCYQHCLLAAVDHSLASLAFCCIATGEFGFPQQEAAEIAIQEVTTFLAKHTEPMQVVFNVFTDKDKEIYERLLTAGGDDSDGTT
- a CDS encoding glycine cleavage system protein H; translated protein: MRKIGNYLFVEKQDDIYTIRMTPELQDDVGTVAFVEYNFEDTLKKGDFILFLEASKTVIELKTPISGTVHAKNEAAVDQPNLLNSADESENWLVQLTDVDEAEFAALEDE
- the truA gene encoding tRNA pseudouridine(38-40) synthase TruA gives rise to the protein MQRYKLTLAYDGTNYSGFQVQPNVPTIQGELEQALQRIAKGTFIRIHGAGRTDAGVHAAGQVCHFDFPFYISEAGMLRAINANTPSDIVPQKVEQVSDTFHARYDACGKMYEYRIYTGKQADPFKRLYAYHHPHALNVDRIKQALEHFKGEHDFTSFSAVNAEVDSRVREIYEACLIQEGTDYILRFSGSGFLYNMIRIMVGTLLDVSDGKLDPDAIPDILQAKERQAASRTASPVGLKMVEVYYEKEDQQHELLENNIG
- a CDS encoding energy-coupling factor transporter transmembrane protein EcfT; this encodes MMDKLIFGRYVTGDSLIHRLDPRAKLLSTLLFVVIIFLANNWLTYLGLALFVGLGIYLSDIKLSFFINGVKPLIWLILFTVLLQVVFTAGENVLFSWWVIVISKEGLVNGVFIFMRFVLIIFMTTLLTLTTMPMSLTEAIEYLLHPGKKIGVPVHEIALMLSIALRFVPTLMDETEKIMNAQRARGIDFGEGNLYNQMKSIVPMLIPLFVSSINRAEELATAMEARGYKGGQGRTKFRQLTWQRRDTYLLGIYLAMTIFLIIFRT
- a CDS encoding energy-coupling factor ABC transporter ATP-binding protein: MDIRFQDVGYAYQIGSPFESRALYDVNLMIETGKYTALIGHTGSGKSTVLQHLNALKTPTEGMVQIGDRTITSESENKKLKPLRKKVGIVFQFPEAQLFEETVGLDIAFGPRNFGVEKEEALAKAEALLEVVGLDESFMERSPFDLSGGQMRRVAIAGVLALEPEVLVLDEPTAGLDPRGQKEIMDMFYRLHKEHGLTIVLVTHQMDDVATYADHLIVLEAGTVRRQGDPREIFAESDWLSNLQLGVPSATELANQLQAQYDWQFDYLPLTTEELAEQLATTLKRVGDHHDG
- a CDS encoding energy-coupling factor ABC transporter ATP-binding protein, with protein sequence MSDIITVNNIKYKYNIDDDHLALNDVSFSVKQGEWLSIVGPNGSGKSTLAKTLNGLIAPQEGMVQVDGLDLTMENVWDIRQRVGMVFQNPDNQFVGATVQDDVAFGLENLGVPRPEMIERIEQALAQVGMADFAEKEPARLSGGQKQRVAIAGIVALKPKIMILDEATSMLDPRGRREVLQTVKEVKERENLTVLSITHDVDEAAASDRVLVMKSGRIIDHDKPEAIFSQTKNLMSYGLDVPFPERLKQALAQENIKVPDDYLTKEGLIDWLWTSVSKM
- a CDS encoding amidase, encoding MNLFTEDATYYANLIKQDKVTSVELVKRALANIESLNPMLNAVTHVQKEYALKRAQVLDENKDKLHTLPPFYGVPTLLKDVGQQQAGFPATSGSQLLHQNIAETTDYVVERIIEAGFIIVGRSNVPEFAFKGISDSTYTGHVRTPFDLTRNAGGSSGGAAAALKAGIVPVTMASDGGGSIRLPASFSGVIGLKPSRGRIIVGPSGYRRGHGNAVDFALTRSVRDTWTLLKTLEADQVEAPFNLPVLSEDRLQPIDQSLKIAFSYTSPIGASVSKTSKDNITKAVRLLEALGHELIEVAPHTDDKKLLRTYYKVTSIGAAEMFHKLEDTLGRRLTRQDMEPMTWVMYKAGEKIPGYELSSILNFWDQYTVQRENFIANYDLALTPITDGPAPKHDQFGYRTYEQEMGQAEQLSAGEIEELIMRMYKSGHDYMGYAFSQNIAGQPAISLPLFMTSEGYPIGTHFWTGKGKDYLLLQLALQLEEAGHLQTGIERLDNEWRK
- the rplQ gene encoding 50S ribosomal protein L17, with product MGYRKLGRTSSQRKAMLRDLVSDLIINDRIKTTKTRAKETQRLAEKMVTLGKRGDLHARRQAAAFLRNELAEVGETEDEIIVQSTLQKLFDDIAVRFENRNGGYTRVLNTEPRRGDGAPMAILEFVEKGEVVEQEAEEE